A section of the Pseudomonadota bacterium genome encodes:
- a CDS encoding endo alpha-1,4 polygalactosaminidase: protein MRKRLKQALTALLCLTGCTPLTRTGTDMQAWAVYYDTKLPASAFSSMDLVVFDRRSYPKFKELKGDTLVLAYVSMGEVYDDVPEKDILKGKKLLLSQHPVWKSHAVDLTSPIWRNMVLSYVDDAASKGFDGVMLDTVDAPLHWAEVNAPGRVDAMREGAAMLIHAIRAKHPKMKIMLNRGFSVLTDVAPDIDYVLAESILANTNVSTGHFELFPPKTVAEVAKKLQNVVALAPHLQVFTLDYWYQDDARGLERIYAMQRAQGFIPYVTLPDLQHFTPEAVPVRRDHR from the coding sequence ATGCGTAAACGGCTGAAACAGGCACTCACCGCCCTTTTATGCCTGACCGGCTGCACCCCGCTGACACGCACGGGCACCGACATGCAGGCATGGGCGGTGTATTACGACACGAAACTGCCCGCCAGCGCGTTTTCCAGCATGGACCTGGTGGTGTTCGACCGCCGCTCATACCCAAAATTCAAGGAATTAAAAGGGGATACGCTGGTGCTGGCCTATGTCAGCATGGGCGAAGTGTATGACGATGTGCCGGAAAAAGACATCCTCAAGGGCAAAAAACTGCTTCTTTCCCAGCATCCTGTCTGGAAAAGCCACGCGGTTGACCTGACCTCGCCGATCTGGCGCAACATGGTGCTGAGTTATGTGGATGACGCTGCCAGCAAGGGCTTCGACGGGGTGATGCTCGACACGGTGGATGCGCCGCTGCACTGGGCCGAGGTGAATGCTCCGGGCCGGGTGGACGCCATGCGCGAGGGGGCGGCGATGCTGATCCACGCCATTCGCGCCAAGCACCCAAAGATGAAGATAATGTTAAACAGAGGCTTCAGTGTGTTAACGGATGTGGCCCCGGACATCGACTATGTCCTCGCCGAGAGCATTCTGGCTAACACCAATGTTTCTACTGGACATTTTGAGCTATTTCCGCCAAAGACGGTGGCTGAAGTGGCTAAAAAGCTGCAAAACGTAGTCGCGCTCGCACCGCATCTGCAGGTATTTACACTGGATTACTGGTATCAGGATGATGCTCGAGGGTTGGAACGTATCTACGCCATGCAGCGTGCACAGGGTTTTATTCCCTATGTCACCCTGCCCGACCTTCAGCATTTCACCCCGGAAGCAGTGCCAGTCCGTCGCGACCATCGTTAA
- a CDS encoding NAD-dependent epimerase/dehydratase family protein: MHILLTGGCGFIGSHTADRLVAAGHRVTVLDDLSTGTRAQLAAGATLVVGDVADAALVQPLVAAADAVIHLAAVASVERCTQDWLNAHRTNLTGTVTILDAARAMRTPVVYASSAAVYGNQPVLPLAETATPHPLSAYGLDKYSSERNAAIAWDFHGVPSVGLRFFNVYGPRQDATSPYSGVISRFVADAQAGRPLTFFGDGEQTRDFIYVGDVVTLITQALEHMAGAQIFNGCSGQAISLKQLADQIGTALGHAIATAHGPARIADIRHSLGDPALAQARLGFLAPTTLAEGLAALLADA; the protein is encoded by the coding sequence ATGCATATACTCCTCACAGGCGGCTGCGGGTTTATTGGGTCGCACACGGCGGATCGGCTGGTCGCAGCGGGCCACCGGGTGACGGTGCTCGATGATCTTTCGACCGGCACACGCGCACAGCTCGCGGCCGGGGCCACGCTGGTTGTGGGCGATGTGGCGGACGCGGCGCTGGTGCAGCCCCTCGTCGCAGCGGCGGATGCGGTGATCCATCTGGCGGCGGTGGCGTCCGTTGAGCGCTGCACGCAGGATTGGCTGAACGCGCACCGCACCAACCTCACCGGCACAGTGACGATTCTCGACGCGGCGCGGGCGATGCGCACGCCGGTGGTGTATGCCTCGTCGGCCGCGGTATATGGCAACCAGCCGGTGCTGCCGCTGGCTGAAACCGCGACGCCCCACCCGCTTTCCGCCTATGGGCTCGATAAATATAGCAGCGAACGCAACGCTGCGATTGCATGGGATTTCCATGGCGTGCCGAGTGTCGGCTTGCGGTTTTTCAATGTTTACGGGCCGCGGCAGGATGCGACATCGCCCTATTCGGGCGTTATCAGCCGGTTTGTGGCCGATGCGCAGGCCGGGCGCCCCCTCACCTTTTTCGGCGATGGCGAGCAAACGCGCGACTTTATCTATGTCGGCGATGTGGTGACGCTTATCACGCAGGCGCTGGAGCATATGGCCGGCGCGCAGATTTTCAACGGCTGCAGCGGGCAGGCGATCAGCCTCAAACAGTTGGCCGACCAGATCGGCACAGCGCTTGGCCATGCGATTGCGACCGCCCACGGCCCGGCCCGCATCGCCGATATTCGCCATTCGCTGGGCGACCCGGCGCTGGCGCAAGCGCGTCTCGGATTTTTAGCACCAACGACGCTGGCTGAGGGGCTTGCTGCGCTGCTGGCCGATGCGTAA
- a CDS encoding nitroreductase, protein MTTALDLLLARRSTSVKDLTTPAPDDAQLEQILRAATRVPDHGKLCPWRIRILRHHGQRKLGEIAAQHFALQYAESNEAQRTAELHRFTRAPLVLAVLSTPVLGTKPVWEQELSAGAVCMNILLAAHALGYGAKWLTEWVAYEPAILAALSASPTDKIAGFIYLGTKITEPTDRDRPALADVVSEYL, encoded by the coding sequence ATGACCACCGCCCTCGACCTGCTACTCGCCCGCCGTTCCACCTCGGTGAAAGACCTCACCACCCCCGCGCCGGATGATGCGCAGCTGGAGCAGATCCTGCGCGCCGCCACCCGCGTGCCCGATCATGGCAAGCTGTGCCCGTGGCGCATCCGCATCCTGCGCCATCACGGCCAGCGCAAACTGGGGGAAATTGCTGCGCAGCATTTTGCACTGCAATATGCCGAAAGCAACGAGGCCCAGCGCACCGCCGAGCTGCATCGCTTCACCCGTGCGCCGCTGGTGCTGGCGGTGCTGTCCACGCCGGTGCTTGGCACCAAACCCGTGTGGGAGCAGGAGCTTTCCGCCGGGGCCGTCTGCATGAATATTTTGCTTGCCGCTCACGCATTGGGCTATGGCGCAAAATGGCTCACCGAATGGGTCGCCTACGAACCCGCCATCCTTGCCGCCCTTAGCGCCAGCCCGACGGATAAAATCGCCGGCTTCATTTACCTCGGCACCAAAATCACCGAACCCACCGACCGCGACCGGCCTGCGTTGGCAGATGTGGTGAGTGAGTATCTCTAA
- a CDS encoding 2Fe-2S iron-sulfur cluster-binding protein: protein MPVNVTDYDGKTHVLEGIEGWRLMEIIRDYGLPINAECGGACACATCHVYVAPEWVDKLVPPNADETMMLDDAMAVEANSRLSCQIIVSPELEGLSVTLAPNP, encoded by the coding sequence ATCCCCGTCAACGTCACCGATTACGACGGCAAAACGCATGTGCTCGAAGGCATCGAGGGTTGGCGGCTGATGGAGATCATCCGCGATTATGGCCTGCCGATCAACGCCGAGTGCGGCGGCGCCTGCGCCTGCGCGACGTGCCATGTCTATGTTGCGCCCGAATGGGTCGATAAACTCGTGCCGCCCAACGCCGATGAGACGATGATGCTCGATGACGCGATGGCGGTGGAAGCCAACTCCCGCCTCTCCTGCCAGATTATCGTCAGCCCGGAGCTGGAAGGGCTGAGCGTCACCCTCGCGCCGAATCCGTAG
- a CDS encoding NAD(P)/FAD-dependent oxidoreductase: protein MIQLLTSHAPGAHHETDIAIIGAGPVGLFAVFELGLLNLRCHLVDILNRPGGQCAELYPEKPIYDIPALPIVTGQGLTDALLEQIAPFKPEFHFSQMVESLEKLPSGAWQLTTDYGTTITAKVIVVAAGGGSFMPKKPPIAGIDAYEGRSVFYAVRNMESLRDTQLVIVGGGDSALDWTLNLAPLAKRLTLVHRRDEFRAAPASVDAMRELVAAGKIDLLFGQVTQLDGADGQLASIIVTDADKVPHTLACDALLPFFGLTMKLGPVANFGLNLHENLIPVDTEKFETSTPGIFAIGDINRYPGKLKLILSGFHEAALMAQQAFRIVFPEQKLRFQYTTSSTDLQKKLGVKA from the coding sequence ATGATCCAGCTACTAACCAGCCACGCGCCCGGCGCCCACCACGAGACCGATATCGCCATCATCGGCGCGGGGCCGGTGGGGCTGTTTGCGGTGTTCGAGCTGGGGCTGCTGAACCTGCGCTGCCATCTGGTCGATATTTTGAACCGGCCGGGCGGCCAATGTGCGGAGCTGTATCCGGAAAAACCGATTTACGATATTCCCGCCCTGCCTATCGTCACCGGGCAAGGGCTGACCGATGCGCTGCTGGAGCAGATTGCGCCGTTCAAACCGGAATTCCATTTCAGCCAGATGGTGGAATCGCTCGAAAAACTACCAAGCGGCGCGTGGCAACTGACGACGGATTACGGCACGACGATTACCGCGAAGGTGATTGTGGTGGCAGCCGGGGGCGGCAGCTTCATGCCGAAAAAACCGCCGATCGCGGGGATCGATGCGTATGAAGGCCGCAGCGTGTTTTACGCCGTTCGCAACATGGAATCGCTGCGCGACACGCAGCTGGTGATTGTCGGCGGCGGGGACTCCGCGCTCGACTGGACGCTGAACCTCGCCCCGCTTGCCAAGCGGCTGACGCTGGTGCATCGGCGCGATGAATTCCGCGCCGCGCCAGCCAGCGTCGACGCGATGCGGGAGCTCGTGGCCGCAGGAAAAATCGACCTGCTGTTTGGGCAGGTGACGCAGCTGGATGGCGCGGATGGGCAGCTTGCATCCATCATCGTGACGGATGCCGACAAGGTGCCGCACACGCTGGCCTGCGATGCATTGCTGCCGTTTTTTGGGTTGACGATGAAGCTTGGGCCGGTGGCCAATTTCGGGCTGAACCTGCATGAGAATTTGATCCCGGTCGATACCGAGAAATTCGAGACCTCGACGCCGGGCATTTTTGCGATTGGCGATATCAACCGCTATCCGGGCAAGCTGAAGCTGATCCTGAGCGGGTTCCACGAAGCGGCGCTGATGGCGCAACAGGCGTTCCGGATTGTTTTCCCCGAGCAGAAACTGCGCTTCCAATACACCACCAGCTCGACCGACCTGCAGAAAAAACTGGGGGTGAAAGCGTGA
- a CDS encoding pirin family protein — translation MLDIQRYNDLGHADHGWLNAHFHFSFSEYHNPNRMGLGPLRVINDDIVQAGGGFAPHPHRDMEIITYVREGAITHEDSLGNKGKTNAGDIQVMSAGSGITHAEWNEEKGRTRLYQIWIHPRTKGATPRWEAKQFPKTEGALHLLASGRDGDADKGALWIDQDATIWGGTLRVGQEWVQPLNGPAYLLVSTGEITLGGETLVAGDGVAITDLAQLAVTATAPAELVLIDLPKA, via the coding sequence ATGCTTGATATCCAACGCTATAACGACCTTGGCCACGCCGATCACGGCTGGCTGAATGCCCATTTCCATTTCTCGTTTTCCGAGTACCATAATCCCAACCGCATGGGCCTTGGCCCGCTGCGTGTCATCAACGATGACATCGTGCAGGCCGGTGGTGGTTTCGCGCCGCACCCGCACCGCGACATGGAAATCATCACCTATGTGCGCGAAGGCGCGATCACCCACGAGGATTCGCTTGGCAACAAAGGCAAAACCAACGCCGGTGACATTCAGGTCATGAGCGCCGGCAGCGGCATCACCCATGCCGAGTGGAACGAGGAGAAGGGCCGCACGCGCCTGTACCAAATCTGGATCCACCCGCGCACCAAAGGCGCCACGCCACGCTGGGAAGCCAAGCAATTCCCCAAAACCGAAGGGGCGCTGCACCTGCTCGCCAGCGGCCGCGACGGCGACGCCGACAAAGGCGCGCTCTGGATCGATCAGGACGCCACCATCTGGGGCGGGACACTGCGTGTCGGGCAAGAATGGGTGCAGCCGCTCAATGGCCCGGCCTATTTATTGGTCTCCACCGGTGAAATCACCCTGGGCGGCGAAACGCTGGTCGCGGGCGATGGCGTGGCCATCACCGATCTCGCGCAACTGGCGGTCACCGCCACGGCGCCCGCCGAGCTGGTGCTGATCGACCTGCCGAAAGCATGA
- a CDS encoding DNA starvation/stationary phase protection protein — translation MSNKPVTEALKKVLADSYNLMTKTQNYHWNVEGPNFRGLHLLFEEQYNELFAAIDVIAERIRALGEKAPGGGAEFAKLSKITDGNSDFDSDQMVKDLHDTNQTVLATIKKAFAVAEKAGDDSTVDLLTQRIGVHDKAAWMLRSSLPKQTRVKLAV, via the coding sequence ATGTCGAATAAACCCGTTACCGAAGCCCTCAAAAAAGTGCTCGCCGATAGTTACAACCTGATGACCAAAACCCAGAACTACCACTGGAACGTCGAAGGCCCGAACTTCCGCGGCCTGCACCTGCTGTTTGAGGAGCAATATAACGAGCTGTTCGCCGCCATCGATGTCATCGCCGAGCGCATCCGCGCGCTGGGCGAAAAAGCCCCCGGCGGCGGTGCCGAGTTCGCCAAGCTCTCGAAAATTACCGATGGCAACAGCGACTTCGATAGCGACCAGATGGTAAAAGACCTGCACGACACCAACCAGACCGTGCTTGCCACCATCAAGAAGGCCTTTGCGGTTGCTGAAAAAGCGGGCGACGATTCAACGGTCGATCTGCTCACCCAGCGCATTGGCGTCCACGATAAAGCGGCCTGGATGCTGCGCAGCAGCCTGCCGAAACAAACCCGCGTCAAGCTGGCAGTTTAA
- a CDS encoding DUF3137 domain-containing protein: MLLFLFFVVVAIVAFGLLIFKPAYDRARDPSYVPPQMPEQPSSLHGLKGLLVDGNTTAVPDNASIDPRIAAHYESTIRPLTAAFEASRKAALRIMRKRVLIAISLVLIFWMLPELTPPWVNHVLLQLIYGVGKITAIFMAVATLWPTDCYEGSIREKVFPEVFRFFGPQWHYRTGDGLGAQDMNIVRMIVRYVRRPRQVVHMKKPLSRSTRTTRSMVPYEAYGIIPYHTRAKITDYLDGSYKDVPITLVQCTLDNTYGEGATTVFEGLLITMDVPKPFSGHTVIRRDYGRVLNWLARQRSTLKPVHLEDPRFEKKYEALSTDQVQARHLLKPRFIERLMALEQQMGHGSFRGKCALQCAFLDGKMLLMLPMDKPWFSTGSVFKRATFIADINSILAQMDQLFGIVDVLQLDSTTGL; encoded by the coding sequence ATGCTGCTCTTCCTGTTCTTTGTGGTGGTGGCCATCGTGGCCTTTGGGTTATTGATTTTCAAACCGGCCTATGACCGGGCGCGCGACCCATCGTATGTGCCCCCGCAAATGCCCGAGCAGCCCTCCTCGCTGCACGGGCTGAAAGGGCTGCTGGTCGATGGGAACACCACTGCCGTGCCGGATAACGCCAGCATCGATCCGCGGATTGCGGCGCATTACGAAAGCACCATCCGCCCGCTGACGGCAGCATTTGAAGCCTCGCGCAAGGCGGCATTGCGCATCATGCGCAAGCGGGTGCTGATTGCCATTTCCCTCGTCCTCATTTTTTGGATGTTGCCGGAGCTGACACCCCCTTGGGTGAACCATGTCCTCCTGCAGCTGATCTATGGGGTCGGAAAAATCACCGCGATTTTCATGGCTGTTGCCACCCTATGGCCGACGGACTGCTATGAAGGCAGCATCCGCGAGAAGGTTTTTCCGGAAGTGTTCCGTTTCTTTGGGCCGCAATGGCACTACCGCACGGGCGATGGGCTGGGCGCGCAGGACATGAATATCGTACGGATGATCGTTCGGTATGTGCGGCGGCCAAGACAGGTCGTGCACATGAAAAAACCCCTTTCCCGCTCTACCAGAACCACCCGATCCATGGTGCCTTATGAGGCGTATGGCATTATTCCCTACCACACCCGGGCCAAAATCACCGACTATCTCGATGGCAGCTATAAGGATGTACCGATCACGCTGGTGCAGTGCACGTTAGACAACACCTACGGCGAAGGCGCTACGACGGTGTTTGAAGGGCTGCTCATCACCATGGATGTGCCCAAGCCCTTTAGCGGCCACACCGTCATCCGCCGCGATTATGGCCGCGTGCTCAACTGGCTGGCCCGCCAGCGCTCCACGCTGAAGCCGGTGCATCTTGAAGATCCTCGCTTTGAGAAAAAATACGAGGCGCTCAGCACCGATCAGGTGCAGGCCCGCCACTTGCTGAAGCCACGTTTCATCGAACGGCTGATGGCGCTGGAACAGCAGATGGGGCACGGATCATTTCGTGGCAAATGCGCGCTGCAATGCGCGTTCCTCGACGGAAAAATGCTGCTGATGCTGCCGATGGACAAGCCGTGGTTTTCGACCGGATCGGTCTTCAAACGCGCGACGTTCATCGCCGACATCAACAGCATTCTTGCGCAGATGGATCAGCTGTTTGGCATCGTGGATGTGCTGCAACTCGACAGCACCACCGGCCTTTAA
- a CDS encoding TolC family outer membrane protein gives MISKPLRFALLTCSMVALLAGSAAASSFEDALTAAYQTNPRIKSERQKLEGTDEGVAQAVSGFRPTVTANYNPSRQRTSFGGAPDVEGNGTTKSLTVSQPIFRGGGTWSSWQAASQRVKSGQYELSAVEQQVMLNAVTAYMNVVANSAILDLSRKNMGVLDEQLKAATTRFEVGEVTRTDVAQSEARLSAAKTGVIAAEGQLLSSIAAYERTMGGKPEGTLTVPDKLPELPVTLDEALERARGANPQLLAALHNARASEYDVRTNQAQLLPRVSLVGSLSRQDGAGANGSTKFEQDSIGLQVAIPLYQSGAEYSRVREAEAISRQRKHETIDQRMTNDEAVTQNWEQLESAIATIVSRNDQIKASALALDGVKQEQQYGSRTVLDVLDAEQELFTARTNLVRAQRDRIVAAYSLAFTLGQLTPTNLGLQVAQYDPQVHADDVEWKSIGF, from the coding sequence ATGATTTCCAAACCGTTACGTTTCGCGCTCCTCACCTGCAGCATGGTGGCCTTGCTCGCCGGTTCTGCCGCCGCTTCCAGCTTCGAGGACGCGCTGACCGCCGCCTATCAAACCAACCCGCGCATTAAATCCGAGCGCCAGAAGCTCGAAGGGACGGATGAAGGCGTCGCCCAGGCCGTCTCCGGCTTCCGCCCCACCGTCACCGCCAATTATAATCCCAGCCGCCAGCGCACTTCCTTTGGTGGCGCACCGGATGTGGAGGGCAACGGCACCACCAAAAGCCTGACTGTCAGCCAGCCGATTTTCCGTGGCGGCGGGACATGGTCGTCCTGGCAGGCCGCAAGCCAACGCGTCAAAAGCGGGCAATACGAACTCTCCGCGGTCGAACAGCAGGTGATGCTGAACGCCGTCACCGCCTATATGAACGTCGTCGCCAACAGCGCCATCCTCGATCTGTCGCGCAAGAACATGGGCGTGCTGGATGAGCAGCTCAAAGCCGCCACCACCCGGTTCGAGGTGGGCGAAGTCACCCGTACCGATGTCGCACAATCCGAAGCGCGCTTATCTGCCGCCAAAACCGGCGTCATTGCCGCCGAAGGGCAGCTGCTTTCCTCCATCGCAGCCTACGAGCGCACCATGGGCGGCAAGCCCGAAGGCACGCTGACCGTGCCCGACAAGCTGCCCGAATTGCCCGTCACGCTGGATGAAGCGCTCGAGCGCGCACGCGGCGCCAACCCGCAGCTGCTCGCCGCCCTGCATAATGCCCGCGCCTCGGAATACGATGTGCGCACCAACCAGGCCCAACTGCTGCCGCGCGTGTCGCTCGTCGGCTCGCTCAGCCGCCAGGACGGGGCAGGGGCCAACGGCAGCACCAAGTTCGAGCAGGACAGCATCGGCCTGCAGGTCGCCATCCCGCTCTACCAATCGGGCGCCGAATATTCCCGCGTCCGCGAGGCCGAAGCCATCTCCCGCCAGCGCAAGCACGAAACCATCGACCAGCGCATGACCAACGACGAAGCCGTCACCCAGAACTGGGAGCAGCTCGAAAGCGCTATCGCCACCATCGTTAGCCGCAACGACCAGATCAAAGCCTCCGCCCTTGCCCTCGACGGCGTAAAGCAGGAGCAGCAATATGGCTCGCGCACCGTGCTCGATGTGCTCGATGCCGAGCAGGAACTGTTCACCGCCCGCACCAACCTCGTGCGTGCGCAACGCGATCGCATCGTCGCGGCCTACAGCCTCGCCTTCACGCTCGGCCAGTTGACGCCGACCAACCTCGGCCTGCAAGTCGCGCAGTATGATCCGCAGGTGCATGCGGATGATGTCGAATGGAAATCCATCGGCTTCTAG
- a CDS encoding DUF2497 domain-containing protein, translating into MAEPSKDTDQSMEDILQSIKRIIADEGEASPAADVSGVLELTELLAEDTAPRPAAEQPVSRPMSIEEIMAAPISSGVVDEEPAPAPTPAPAPAAPVVAPAPVQAAPAPVAAPAADALMSETTLSASLAALNALSGAPAAVSAPAGLQLRSGLTVEDLVVEALKPLLKEWLDGNLPSLVSALVEKEIRRLGAH; encoded by the coding sequence TTGGCCGAGCCTTCCAAAGATACGGATCAGTCGATGGAGGATATCCTCCAGTCCATCAAACGCATCATTGCGGATGAGGGCGAAGCATCGCCTGCTGCCGATGTTTCGGGCGTGTTGGAGCTGACCGAGCTGCTCGCCGAAGACACCGCCCCACGTCCCGCTGCCGAACAACCGGTTTCCCGTCCGATGTCGATCGAGGAAATCATGGCTGCCCCCATTTCCTCCGGCGTGGTTGATGAAGAACCTGCGCCCGCGCCAACACCCGCACCGGCTCCGGCGGCCCCCGTGGTCGCCCCGGCACCTGTTCAGGCAGCGCCTGCTCCCGTGGCAGCCCCTGCGGCGGATGCGTTGATGTCCGAAACAACCCTCTCGGCATCGCTTGCCGCGCTGAATGCGCTCAGCGGTGCCCCGGCAGCGGTTTCCGCCCCTGCCGGCCTCCAGCTACGTTCGGGCCTCACGGTCGAGGATCTGGTGGTCGAGGCCCTGAAGCCCCTGCTCAAAGAATGGTTGGATGGCAACCTGCCATCCCTCGTCAGCGCGCTGGTCGAAAAAGAGATCCGTCGCCTCGGCGCCCATTAG
- the ilvD gene encoding dihydroxy-acid dehydratase, whose amino-acid sequence MTKTYGKSTLVSRHTTFGPERAPHRSYLYAMGLGEKQINAPLVGVATTWNEAAPCNITLARQAQVVKKGVAAAGGTPREFTTITVTDGIAMGHQGMKSSLVSRDVIADSVELTMRGHCYDALVGLAGCDKSLPGLMMSMVRLNVPSVFIYGGSILPGKYNGKDVTVVDVFEGVGQLNAGKMTEDELRKLEQVACPSGGSCGGQFTANTMACVSEAIGLALPGSAGAPAPYESRDALCFESGEAIMRLIKDRLRPRDIVTRKALENAAAVVAATGGSTNGALHLPAIAHEAGIDFDIHAVGKIFKRTPYLADLMPGGRYTAKDLYDVGGVEIVMRTLLDGGFLHGDCMTVTGKTIAENLKRTKFPKGQDVVYHYSKPLRSEGGVVTLKGNLAPEGAIVKVAGMKNLVFTGPARCFDSEEDCFAAVSAKKYKAGDVLVIRYEGPKGGPGMREMLSTTAALYGQGVGETVALITDGRFSGGTRGFCIGHVGPEAAVGGPIGLLKNGDSITIDAVKGTISVDLSPKEIAARRTRWKPRVNDYQSGALWKYAQTVGSAENGAVTHPGAAAEKHIFADM is encoded by the coding sequence ATGACCAAAACCTACGGTAAATCCACCCTCGTTTCCCGCCACACCACCTTCGGGCCGGAGCGCGCGCCGCACCGTTCGTATCTCTATGCGATGGGGCTGGGCGAAAAACAGATCAACGCCCCGCTGGTCGGCGTCGCCACCACCTGGAACGAAGCCGCGCCGTGCAACATCACCCTGGCCCGCCAGGCGCAGGTCGTCAAAAAGGGCGTCGCGGCGGCGGGCGGCACCCCGCGTGAATTCACCACCATCACCGTGACCGATGGCATCGCCATGGGCCATCAGGGCATGAAGTCCTCGCTCGTCAGCCGCGATGTGATCGCCGATTCCGTCGAGCTCACCATGCGCGGCCATTGCTACGATGCGCTCGTCGGCCTTGCCGGCTGCGACAAATCCCTCCCCGGCCTCATGATGTCGATGGTGCGCCTCAACGTGCCCAGCGTCTTCATCTATGGCGGCAGCATCCTGCCGGGCAAATACAACGGCAAGGACGTCACCGTCGTCGATGTGTTCGAAGGGGTCGGCCAGCTCAACGCCGGTAAAATGACCGAGGACGAACTGCGCAAGCTGGAGCAGGTTGCCTGCCCATCGGGCGGCAGCTGCGGTGGCCAGTTCACCGCCAACACCATGGCCTGCGTGAGTGAGGCCATCGGCCTCGCGCTGCCCGGTTCCGCCGGTGCGCCTGCGCCATATGAATCGCGCGATGCGCTGTGTTTCGAATCCGGCGAGGCGATCATGCGCCTCATCAAAGACCGCCTGCGCCCGCGCGATATCGTCACCCGCAAGGCGCTGGAAAATGCCGCTGCGGTCGTCGCGGCCACCGGCGGCTCCACCAACGGCGCGCTGCATCTGCCCGCCATCGCCCACGAAGCGGGGATTGATTTTGACATTCACGCCGTCGGCAAAATCTTTAAACGCACGCCATACCTGGCCGATCTCATGCCCGGCGGCCGCTACACCGCGAAGGATCTCTACGATGTCGGCGGCGTCGAAATCGTCATGCGTACGCTGCTGGATGGCGGCTTCCTGCATGGCGACTGCATGACCGTCACCGGCAAAACCATCGCCGAAAACCTCAAGCGCACCAAATTCCCTAAAGGGCAGGACGTGGTCTACCACTACAGCAAACCGCTGCGGAGCGAAGGCGGCGTGGTGACGCTGAAAGGCAACCTCGCGCCCGAAGGCGCCATCGTGAAAGTCGCGGGCATGAAAAACCTCGTCTTCACCGGCCCGGCGCGCTGCTTTGATTCCGAGGAAGACTGCTTCGCCGCCGTCAGCGCTAAAAAATACAAAGCCGGCGACGTGCTCGTTATCCGTTACGAAGGGCCCAAAGGTGGCCCCGGCATGCGCGAAATGCTCTCCACCACCGCGGCGCTTTATGGCCAGGGTGTCGGCGAAACCGTCGCCCTCATCACGGATGGCCGCTTCAGCGGCGGCACGCGCGGCTTCTGCATCGGCCATGTCGGCCCGGAAGCAGCGGTCGGCGGCCCTATCGGGCTGCTCAAGAATGGCGACAGCATCACCATCGATGCGGTTAAGGGCACGATCTCAGTGGATCTCTCCCCCAAAGAAATCGCTGCGCGTCGCACGCGCTGGAAGCCGCGGGTGAATGATTACCAATCCGGCGCCCTGTGGAAATATGCCCAAACTGTCGGCAGTGCCGAAAACGGTGCGGTCACCCATCCGGGCGCGGCAGCGGAGAAGCATATTTTCGCTGATATGTAA
- a CDS encoding DUF2061 domain-containing protein has translation MVALIRKHPVLAKTATYSMTHVTVAITVAYVLSGNFAVALSIGLIEPMVQTFTFYFHERGWKKFLG, from the coding sequence ATGGTCGCTCTCATCCGCAAACACCCGGTGCTCGCCAAAACCGCCACCTACAGCATGACGCACGTCACCGTCGCGATCACGGTCGCCTATGTGCTTTCCGGCAATTTCGCGGTGGCGCTGTCGATCGGGCTGATCGAGCCGATGGTGCAAACCTTCACCTTTTACTTCCACGAGCGCGGCTGGAAAAAATTCCTGGGTTGA